In Drosophila teissieri strain GT53w chromosome 2R, Prin_Dtei_1.1, whole genome shotgun sequence, the following proteins share a genomic window:
- the LOC122615218 gene encoding ras-related protein Rab-9B — MANMRPPQKSKLLKVVILGDGGVGKSALLTRFVSNRYEENNFHTIGVEFMNKDIVVDGERYTLQIWDTAGQERFRALRTPFYRGSDICLLCYALDDRDSLKGLGLWRSEFLNYADVDQDKFPFIVVGNKNDIPAQKRQVNSDAVQQWCAEQKVTCHIETSSKAATNVTDAFVLGLRQWRHMECVAEAELRQHGDTIDLTRPIRLVQRRICCTGGGGGGGGGGGQDADGDDAAMQSPGKKVFGQKRIANKAPSTNYRL, encoded by the exons ATGGCAAACATGCGGCCACCGCAGAAGTCCAAGTTGCTGAAGGTCGTCATACTGGGCGACGGGGGGGTGGGCAAGTCCGCCCTGCTCACCCGCTTCGTCTCCAACCGCTACGAGGAGAACAACTTCCACACCATCGGCGTGGAGTTCATGAACAAGGACATAGTCGTCGACGGGGAGCGCTACACTCTGCAG ATATGGGACACCGCTGGCCAGGAGCGATTCCGGGCGCTCCGCACTCCGTTCTACAGGGGATCGGACATCTGCCTGCTCTGCTACGCACTCGACGATCGGGACAGCTTGAAGGGATTGGGTCTGTGGCGCAGCGAGTTCCTGAACTACGCGGATGTGGACCAGGACAAGTTTCCATTCATCGTGGTGGGCAATAAG AACGACATTCCGGCGCAAAAGCGACAGGTTAACTCCGACGCAGTGCAGCAGTGGTGCGCGGAGCAGAAGGTGACCTGCCACATCGAGACGTCCTCGAAAGCGGCCACCAATGTGACGGATGCCTTCGTCCTTGGCCTCCGCCAGTGGCGGCACATGGAGTGCGTGGCGGAGGCGGAGCTGCGCCAGCACGGCGACACCATCGACCTCACCCGCCCCATTCGCCTGGTGCAGCGGCGCATCTGTTGCACgggcggaggcggcggaggcggcggaggcggaggacaGGACGCGGATGGCGATGATGCCGCCATGCAAAGCCCGGGCAAGAAAGTGTTCGGTCAGAAGCGCATCGCCAACAAGGCGCCATCCACCAATTATCGGCTATGA
- the LOC122614285 gene encoding RNA-splicing ligase RtcB homolog — MVVRPYNDELKYLEKVSDHCWRIKKGFQPNMNVEGCFYVNSRLERLMLEELKNSCRPGAVGGFLPGVKQIANVAALPGIVGRSIGLPDIHSGYGFAIGNMAAFDMDDPLSVVSPGGVGFDINCGVRLLRTNLYEKDVQPVKEQLAQSLFDHIPVGVGSKGIIPMNARDLEEALEMGMDWSLREGYVWAEDKEHCEEYGRMLNADPAKVSMRAKKRGLPQLGTLGAGNHYAEIQVVDEIYDKWSASKMGIEEKGQVVVMIHSGSRGFGHQVATDALVQMEKAMKRDKIETNDRQLACARINSVEGQDYLKAMAAAANFAWVNRSSMTFLTRQAFAKMFNTTPDDLDMHVIYDVSHNIAKVENHIVDGKERKLLVHRKGSTRAFPPHHPLIPVDYQLTGQPVLVGGTMGTCSYVLTGTEQGMQETFGSTCHGAGRALSRAKSRRNLDYKEVLDKLDQLGIAIRVASPKLVMEEAPESYKDVTDVVDTCHAAGISKKCIKMRPIAVIKG; from the exons ATGGTGGTGCGTCCGTACAACGATGAGCTCAAGTACCTGGAGAAGGTGAGCGACCACTGCTGGCGGATCAAGAAGGGCTTCCAGCCGAACATGAATGTGGAGGGGTGCTTCTATGTAAACAGCCGCCTGGAGCGCCTgatgctggaggagctgaagaACTCCTGTCGCCCGGGAGCAGTGGGTGGCTTCCTGCCTGGAGTCAAGCAAATAGCCAATGTAGCTGCCTTGCCGGGCATCGTGGGCAGGTCCATTGGGCTGCCCGACATTCATTCTGGCTACGGATTCGCCATTGGGAATATGGCTGCTTTCGACATGGATGACCCACTGTCCGTTGTGAGTCCCGGCGGCGTGGGCTTCGACATCAACTGTGGCGTCCGCCTGCTGCGCACGAATCTCTACGAGAAGGATGTGCAGCCCGTGAAGGAGCAACTGGCGCAGTCCCTGTTTGATCATATCCCCGTGGGTGTGGGCTCCAAGGGCATCATACCCATGAATGCCCGCGATCTGGAGGAGGCCCTGGAGATGGGCATGGACTGGTCGCTGAGGGAGGGATACGTGTGGGCGGAGGACAAGGAGCATTGCGAGGAGTACGGCCGCATGCTGAACGCCGATCCCGCCAAGGTGAGCATGCGGGCCAAGAAGCGAGGATTGCCCCAGCTGGGGACCCTGGGTGCGGGCAATCACTACGCCGAGATCCAGGTGGTGGACGAAATTTACGACAAGTGGAGCGCCTCCAAGATGGGCATCGAGGAGAAGGGCcaggtggtggtgatgattCACTCTGGCAGTCGCGGCTTCGGCCACCAGGTTGCCACTGATGCGCTGGTCCAGATGGAGAAGGCCATGAAGCGGGACAAGATCGAGACCAATGACCGGCAGCTGGCCTGTGCCAGGATCAATTCGGTGGAAGGACAGGACTACCTTAAGGCCATGGCAGCGGCTGCAAACTTTGCCTGGGTCAATCGCAGCTCCATGACATTCCTCACCCGCCAGGCGTTTGCCAAGATGTTCAACACTACTCCAGATGATCTCGACATGCATGTTATCTATGACGTCTCGCACAATATTGCCAAGGTGGAGAACCACATAGTAGACGGCAAGGAGCGAAAATTGCTGGTTCACCGCAAGGGCTCCACGCGCGCCTTCCCGCCACACCATCCACTGATCCCAGTGGACTATCAGCTTACCGGGCAGCCTGTCTTGGTGGGTGGAACCATGGGCACCTGCAGCTACGTGTTGACCGGAACGGAGCAGGGCATGCAGGAGACGTTCGGCAGCACCTGTCACGGAGCG GGTCGCGCCCTGTCTCGTGCCAAATCCCGCCGCAACCTGGACTACAAGGAGGTGCTGGACAAGCTGGATCAGTTGGGCATCGCCATTCGCGTGGCCTCGCCCAAGTTGGTCATGGAGGAGGCGCCCGAGTCTTACAAGGACGTGACCGATGTGGTCGACACCTGTCATGCAGCGGGCATTAGCAAGAAGTGCATCAAAATGCGACCTATTGCGGTGATAAAGGGCTGA
- the LOC122614286 gene encoding uncharacterized protein LOC122614286 yields the protein MDLLQLNDDCLDIIFGYLSLEELAPLYNEIPCFDGAIERQLHRFRDLRFSMRQAPAFQEEFLIKLGGQLNSLHINVGYSTKDADVLRYLMPLCQGASGSRRIKALKLDHAKWSGEIVEAVAQVLPSLLFLDMRHCDVRDYQIAQLLESADELKALALLHIDNQTGDSYLQPQVLNRLQSLKLIHLTTLGSMAFSPENLTRQCPNLSFLISDLIKGDFKIYGPPAYIQNYYQCYNEYFKTD from the coding sequence ATGGACTTGCTGCAGCTGAACGACGATTGTTTGGATATTATATTTGGCTATTTGAGTTTAGAGGAGCTAGCACCGCTCTACAATGAAATTCCATGTTTTGATGGCGCCATCGAGAGACAACTCCATCGATTCAGGGACTTGAGGTTCAGCATGAGGCAAGCGCCTGCTTTTCAGGAGGAATTTCTCATTAAGCTGGGTGGCCAGCTGAACAGTCTGCACATCAACGTGGGCTACTCCACCAAGGACGCGGATGTCCTCCGGTACCTGATGCCACTGTGCCAAGGGGCCTCTGGAAGCCGCAGGATTAAGGCTCTGAAACTGGACCATGCCAAGTGGTCGGGGGAGATAGTGGAAGCTGTGGCCCAGGTGCTCCCATCGCTGTTGTTTCTGGACATGCGTCACTGCGATGTGCGAGACTACCAGATAGCACAGCTCTTGGAATCGGCCGATGAGCTGAAGGCGCTCGCTCTACTCCACATTGACAATCAGACGGGTGATTCCTATCTGCAGCCCCAAGTACTCAACCGATTGCAATCTCTGAAGCTCATCCACTTAACCACCTTGGGTTCCATGGCCTTTTCCCCCGAGAATCTGACCCGGCAGTGCCCAAACCTGAGCTTCCTCATCAGCGACCTGATCAAAGGAGATTTCAAGATATATGGCCCGCCTGCCTACATACAGAACTACTACCAATGCTATAATGAGTATTTCAAGACCGACTAA
- the LOC122614282 gene encoding alkaline phosphatase, with amino-acid sequence MEKRSGTPINSQKFRKLSDVDMMEVQLSNLEDSSAKDTAGEGSFQGSDQNNPEQQTKWFRSRLFLISVVFSALLITAMCIGFVVHYGMSGDVGDMETVTYWPVDLPKEQQEWYDQGIDELQKAVSRQFNRRRAKNVILFVGDGMGPNTVTAARILGFKEEGLLRWEQFADMGLLKTYCADKQVPDSFSTATALFGGVKVNYETGGVDANVPLGNCTASLKEDHHVQTILKWAQVDGMRTGFVTTTRVTHATPAALYAHVPDRRWECETGMPAAAQGEGCMDIARQLIEQPTGQRINVIMGGGRQMLVSDVTGSAADPLDTWASQSRDGRDLIQDWRRKKEDEGVSHAVVQNNRELWNLNGQDTDYVLGIFANGHLMYDHERDRSDSGMPSLSNMTRKALEVLGNSDKGFLLVVEAGLIDQAHHRGNARKALSEVLELNAAVEGTLSFLKTTDRLDETLVIVTADHSHSLTINGHPDRGSSILGLAGKSKTEGTPYTTLTYGTSYQGFQVDPNTQNRRDPTVDDITDWGYTQQAAINTDENLHGGSDVTIHAEGAMSYLFHGVHEQSYVAHAISYALRIGRFRDSSIAETLAELTPI; translated from the coding sequence atggaaaagcgaaGTGGAACGCCGATAAATAGCCAAAAGTTTCGAAAACTTAGCGATGTGGACATGATGGAGGTGCAGCTGAGCAATTTGGAGGACTCCAGTGCCAAGGACACGGCGGGAGAAGGCAGCTTCCAGGGCAGTGACCAGAATAATCCCGAGCAGCAGACGAAATGGTTCAGATCCAGACTCTTCCTCATATCCGTTGTTTTCTCGGCCCTCTTGATTACCGCCATGTGTATTGGCTTCGTGGTGCACTACGGGATGTCCGGCGATGTGGGCGACATGGAGACGGTGACCTACTGGCCCGTAGATCTgcccaaggagcagcaggagtgGTACGACCAAGGAATCGATGAGCTCCAGAAGGCCGTTTCCAGGCAGTTCAATCGCCGGCGAGCCAAGAACGTGATCCTGTTCGTGGGCGATGGTATGGGTCCGAATACGGTGACAGCAGCGCGGATACTCGGATTCAAGGAGGAGGGACTCCTCCGTTGGGAGCAGTTCGCGGACATGGGACTTCTGAAGACCTACTGCGCCGACAAGCAAGTACCGGACTCGTTCTCCACGGCCACAGCTCTCTTTGGGGGAGTAAAGGTGAACTACGAAACTGGTGGAGTCGATGCGAACGTACCTTTGGGGAACTGCACCGCATCCTTGAAGGAGGACCACCATGTGCAGACGATCCTCAAATGGGCCCAGGTGGACGGCATGCGAACGGGTTTCGTGACCACAACCCGGGTGACGCATGCCACTCCGGCTGCCCTCTACGCCCACGTGCCGGATCGCCGATGGGAGTGTGAAACCGGAATGCCAGCAGCGGCTCAGGGTGAGGGATGCATGGACATAGCTCGCCAGCTGATCGAACAGCCGACGGGTCAGAGGATTAACGTAATAATGGGCGGTGGTCGTCAGATGCTGGTCTCAGATGTGACCGGTTCAGCAGCCGATCCGCTGGATACTTGGGCCAGTCAGTCGAGGGATGGGCGAGATCTCATCCAGGATTGGAGGCGAAAGAAAGAGGACGAGGGAGTGTCACATGCGGTAGTCCAGAACAACCGAGAGCTGTGGAATCTCAATGGCCAGGATACTGACTACGTACTTGGCATTTTCGCCAATGGTCACCTAATGTACGACCACGAACGAGACCGAAGTGACTCCGGCATGCCCTCGTTGTCCAATATGACCCGCAAGGCGCTCGAGGTCCTGGGCAACAGTGATAAGGGGTTCCTACTCGTGGTGGAAGCCGGTCTAATCGACCAAGCCCATCACAGAGGAAACGCTCGAAAGGCGCTAAGTGAGGTGCTCGAACTAAACGCGGCCGTTGAGGGCACACTGTCCTTCCTCAAGACAACGGATCGCCTGGACGAAACCCTCGTCATTGTGACCGCCGACCACTCGCACAGCCTGACCATCAATGGACACCCCGATCGGGGATCCAGCATACTGGGCTTGGCGGGAAAGTCAAAGACAGAAGGGACGCCGTACACCACGCTGACCTATGGCACCAGCTACCAGGGGTTTCAGGTGGATCCTAACACCCAGAACCGCAGGGATCCAACGGTTGACGATATTACCGACTGGGGGTACACCCAGCAGGCAGCAATAAACACGGACGAGAATCTGCACGGTGGCTCGGATGTCACGATTCACGCCGAGGGTGCCATGTCCTACTTGTTCCACGGGGTCCACGAACAGAGCTACGTGGCGCACGCCATCTCGTACGCCTTGAGGATCGGACGGTTCCGGGATAGCTCCATTGCCGAAACTCTGGCCGAGCTGACGCCCATATAG
- the LOC122614284 gene encoding leupaxin isoform X4, which produces MDDLDALLADLQNSVPGQPQQPQPQYGTVQPKHQPLQQQQFVDNTPGYGSLRGKAQPQVYQEHYSVETRSPTAGHDFNGSSTTSGYVNQGSLPRQAAGATTGLSELDSLLQDLQKIDVPVNYSTPVSKYNTMNSYATVEERPTMDSLLNELDNAHIYAVPNGSAHKSPTPGRHVTITVRETKTEKLTGPDGPVGTVEEQVVQQKDSYTPNHAVPGQQVHQAYTSQATKELDDLMASLSDFKVSNGTNGIGNGSHPQQHSSTVQHQTVTDYARPNKGSQQAHLTQTIEETTIVEDSREDQLDSMLGNLQANMSRQGVNTVQKGCCNACEKPIVGQVITALGKTWHPEHFTCNHCSQELGTRNFFERDGFPYCEPDYHNLFSPRCAYCNGAILDKCVTALDKTWHTEHFFCAQCGQQFGEEGFHERDGKPYCRNDYFEMFAPKCNGCNRAIMENYISALNSQWHPDCFVCRDCRQPFQGGSFFDHEGLPYCETHYHAKRGSLCAGCSKPITGRCITAMFKKFHPEHFVCAFCLKQLNKGTFKEQKDKPYCHTCFDKIFG; this is translated from the exons ATGGACGATTTGG ATGCTCTATTAGCCGACCTGCAAAACAGTGTGCCAGGCCAGCCGCAGCAGCCTCAGCCGCAATATGGAACTGTCCAGCCCAAACACCAACctctgcagcaacagcagtttGTGGATAACACTCCAGGTTATGGAAGTCTCAGGGGCAAAGCCCAGCCTCAGGTG TATCAAGAGCACTATAGCGTAGAAACACGCTCCCCAACGGCAGGACATGATTTTAATGGCTCCTCCACGACTTCAGGATACGTTAACCAGGGATCTCTGCCACGTCAGGCGGCGGGAGCAACCACAGGACTCTCAGAACTGGACTCCTTGCTGCAGGATCTGCAGA AAATCGATGTACCGGTCAATTACAGTACTCCAGTTTCAAAATACAATACGATGAATAGTTATGCCACCGTGGAGGAGCGTCCTACGATGGACAGCCTGCTGAATGAACTGGACAATGCTCACATCTATGCTGTTCCTAACGG ATCTGCACATAAATCTCCGACGCCAGGACGCCATGTCACCATCACCGTTCGGGAAACGAAGACAGAGAAGCTGACGGGTCCTGATGGACCAG TTGGTACTGTCGAGGAACAAGTTGTGCAGCAGAAGGACTCTTATACACCCAACCATGCTGTTCCGGGACAACAAGTGCATCAGGCCTATACGTCGCAGGCCACCAAGGAACTGGATGATCTGATGGCTTCACTGTCCGACTTCAAG GTTAGCAACGGAACGAACGGCATCGGGAACGGAAGTCATCCGCAACAGCACTCGTCGACAGTGCAGCACCAGACGGTAACCGACTACGCCAGACCAAACAAGGGTAGCCAGCAGGCGCATCTCACCCAGACGATCGAGGAGACGACCATCGTCGAGGACAGTCGCGAGGATCAGTTGGATTCTATGCTAGGCAATCTACAGGCCAATATGAGTCGCCAAGGAGTCAATACCGTGCAGAAGGGCTGCTGCAATGCCTGCGAGAAGCCCATTGTGGGCCAGGTGATCACAGCCCTGGGCAAGACTTGGCATCCGGAGCACTTTACGTGCAACCACTGCAGCCAGGAGTTGGGCACCCGCAATTTCTTCGAGCGCGACGGCTTCCCATACTGCGAGCCGGACTACCACAACCTGTTCAGCCCGCGCTGCGCCTACTGCAACGGCGCCATTCTGGACAAGTGCGTCACCGCGCTGGACAAGACCTGGCACACGGAGCACTTCTTCTGCGCCCAGTGCGGCCAGCAGTTCGGCGAGGAGGGATTCCATGAGCGCGACGGCAAGCCGTACTGCCGCAACGACTACTTCGAGATGTTCGCCCCGAAGTGCAACGGATGCAACCGCGCCATCATGGAGAACTACATCTCGGCGCTGAACTCGCAGTGGCATCCGGATTGCTTCGTCTGCAGG GACTGCCGACAGCCCTTCCAGGGAGGATCCTTCTTTGATCACGAGGGCCTGCCGTACTGTGAGACGCACTACCATGCCAAGCGAGGATCCCTGTGTGCAGGGTGCTCAAAACCCATCACCGGACGCTGCATCACGGCCATGTTCAAGAAATTCCACCCGGAACACTTCGTCTGCGCCTTCTGCCTGAAGCAATTGAATAAGGGCACTTTCAAGGAGCAGAAGGACAAGCCATACTGCCACACCTGCTTCGACAAGATCTTCGGATGA
- the LOC122614284 gene encoding leupaxin isoform X1: protein MDRTMYGKIDPGARQPYRTARSKGILPGYALLADLQNSVPGQPQQPQPQYGTVQPKHQPLQQQQFVDNTPGYGSLRGKAQPQVYQEHYSVETRSPTAGHDFNGSSTTSGYVNQGSLPRQAAGATTGLSELDSLLQDLQKIDVPVNYSTPVSKYNTMNSYATVEERPTMDSLLNELDNAHIYAVPNGSAHKSPTPGRHVTITVRETKTEKLTGPDGPVGTVEEQVVQQKDSYTPNHAVPGQQVHQAYTSQATKELDDLMASLSDFKVSNGTNGIGNGSHPQQHSSTVQHQTVTDYARPNKGSQQAHLTQTIEETTIVEDSREDQLDSMLGNLQANMSRQGVNTVQKGCCNACEKPIVGQVITALGKTWHPEHFTCNHCSQELGTRNFFERDGFPYCEPDYHNLFSPRCAYCNGAILDKCVTALDKTWHTEHFFCAQCGQQFGEEGFHERDGKPYCRNDYFEMFAPKCNGCNRAIMENYISALNSQWHPDCFVCRDCRQPFQGGSFFDHEGLPYCETHYHAKRGSLCAGCSKPITGRCITAMFKKFHPEHFVCAFCLKQLNKGTFKEQKDKPYCHTCFDKIFG, encoded by the exons ATGGATAGAACAATGTACGGGAAGATCGATCCGGGTGCTCGGCAACCCTATCGCACAGCCCGAAGCAAGGGTATCCTGCCAGGAT ATGCTCTATTAGCCGACCTGCAAAACAGTGTGCCAGGCCAGCCGCAGCAGCCTCAGCCGCAATATGGAACTGTCCAGCCCAAACACCAACctctgcagcaacagcagtttGTGGATAACACTCCAGGTTATGGAAGTCTCAGGGGCAAAGCCCAGCCTCAGGTG TATCAAGAGCACTATAGCGTAGAAACACGCTCCCCAACGGCAGGACATGATTTTAATGGCTCCTCCACGACTTCAGGATACGTTAACCAGGGATCTCTGCCACGTCAGGCGGCGGGAGCAACCACAGGACTCTCAGAACTGGACTCCTTGCTGCAGGATCTGCAGA AAATCGATGTACCGGTCAATTACAGTACTCCAGTTTCAAAATACAATACGATGAATAGTTATGCCACCGTGGAGGAGCGTCCTACGATGGACAGCCTGCTGAATGAACTGGACAATGCTCACATCTATGCTGTTCCTAACGG ATCTGCACATAAATCTCCGACGCCAGGACGCCATGTCACCATCACCGTTCGGGAAACGAAGACAGAGAAGCTGACGGGTCCTGATGGACCAG TTGGTACTGTCGAGGAACAAGTTGTGCAGCAGAAGGACTCTTATACACCCAACCATGCTGTTCCGGGACAACAAGTGCATCAGGCCTATACGTCGCAGGCCACCAAGGAACTGGATGATCTGATGGCTTCACTGTCCGACTTCAAG GTTAGCAACGGAACGAACGGCATCGGGAACGGAAGTCATCCGCAACAGCACTCGTCGACAGTGCAGCACCAGACGGTAACCGACTACGCCAGACCAAACAAGGGTAGCCAGCAGGCGCATCTCACCCAGACGATCGAGGAGACGACCATCGTCGAGGACAGTCGCGAGGATCAGTTGGATTCTATGCTAGGCAATCTACAGGCCAATATGAGTCGCCAAGGAGTCAATACCGTGCAGAAGGGCTGCTGCAATGCCTGCGAGAAGCCCATTGTGGGCCAGGTGATCACAGCCCTGGGCAAGACTTGGCATCCGGAGCACTTTACGTGCAACCACTGCAGCCAGGAGTTGGGCACCCGCAATTTCTTCGAGCGCGACGGCTTCCCATACTGCGAGCCGGACTACCACAACCTGTTCAGCCCGCGCTGCGCCTACTGCAACGGCGCCATTCTGGACAAGTGCGTCACCGCGCTGGACAAGACCTGGCACACGGAGCACTTCTTCTGCGCCCAGTGCGGCCAGCAGTTCGGCGAGGAGGGATTCCATGAGCGCGACGGCAAGCCGTACTGCCGCAACGACTACTTCGAGATGTTCGCCCCGAAGTGCAACGGATGCAACCGCGCCATCATGGAGAACTACATCTCGGCGCTGAACTCGCAGTGGCATCCGGATTGCTTCGTCTGCAGG GACTGCCGACAGCCCTTCCAGGGAGGATCCTTCTTTGATCACGAGGGCCTGCCGTACTGTGAGACGCACTACCATGCCAAGCGAGGATCCCTGTGTGCAGGGTGCTCAAAACCCATCACCGGACGCTGCATCACGGCCATGTTCAAGAAATTCCACCCGGAACACTTCGTCTGCGCCTTCTGCCTGAAGCAATTGAATAAGGGCACTTTCAAGGAGCAGAAGGACAAGCCATACTGCCACACCTGCTTCGACAAGATCTTCGGATGA
- the LOC122614284 gene encoding leupaxin isoform X6, which yields MDRTMYGKIDPGARQPYRTARSKGILPGYALLADLQNSVPGQPQQPQPQYGTVQPKHQPLQQQQFVDNTPGYGSLRGKAQPQVYQEHYSVETRSPTAGHDFNGSSTTSGYVNQGSLPRQAAGATTGLSELDSLLQDLQKIDVPVNYSTPVSKYNTMNSYATVEERPTMDSLLNELDNAHIYAVPNGSAHKSPTPGRHVTITVRETKTEKLTGPDGPVGTVEEQVVQQKDSYTPNHAVPGQQVHQAYTSQATKELDDLMASLSDFKVSNGTNGIGNGSHPQQHSSTVQHQTVTDYARPNKGSQQAHLTQTIEETTIVEDSREDQLDSMLGNLQANMSRQGVNTVQKGCCNACEKPIVGQVITALGKTWHPEHFTCNHCSQELGTRNFFERDGFPYCEPDYHNLFSPRCAYCNGAILDKCVTALDKTWHTEHFFCAQCGQQFGEEGFHERDGKPYCRNDYFEMFAPKCNGCNRAIMENYISALNSQWHPDCFVCRDCKKAVRGKSFYAMEGKPVCPQCAGVDEEE from the exons ATGGATAGAACAATGTACGGGAAGATCGATCCGGGTGCTCGGCAACCCTATCGCACAGCCCGAAGCAAGGGTATCCTGCCAGGAT ATGCTCTATTAGCCGACCTGCAAAACAGTGTGCCAGGCCAGCCGCAGCAGCCTCAGCCGCAATATGGAACTGTCCAGCCCAAACACCAACctctgcagcaacagcagtttGTGGATAACACTCCAGGTTATGGAAGTCTCAGGGGCAAAGCCCAGCCTCAGGTG TATCAAGAGCACTATAGCGTAGAAACACGCTCCCCAACGGCAGGACATGATTTTAATGGCTCCTCCACGACTTCAGGATACGTTAACCAGGGATCTCTGCCACGTCAGGCGGCGGGAGCAACCACAGGACTCTCAGAACTGGACTCCTTGCTGCAGGATCTGCAGA AAATCGATGTACCGGTCAATTACAGTACTCCAGTTTCAAAATACAATACGATGAATAGTTATGCCACCGTGGAGGAGCGTCCTACGATGGACAGCCTGCTGAATGAACTGGACAATGCTCACATCTATGCTGTTCCTAACGG ATCTGCACATAAATCTCCGACGCCAGGACGCCATGTCACCATCACCGTTCGGGAAACGAAGACAGAGAAGCTGACGGGTCCTGATGGACCAG TTGGTACTGTCGAGGAACAAGTTGTGCAGCAGAAGGACTCTTATACACCCAACCATGCTGTTCCGGGACAACAAGTGCATCAGGCCTATACGTCGCAGGCCACCAAGGAACTGGATGATCTGATGGCTTCACTGTCCGACTTCAAG GTTAGCAACGGAACGAACGGCATCGGGAACGGAAGTCATCCGCAACAGCACTCGTCGACAGTGCAGCACCAGACGGTAACCGACTACGCCAGACCAAACAAGGGTAGCCAGCAGGCGCATCTCACCCAGACGATCGAGGAGACGACCATCGTCGAGGACAGTCGCGAGGATCAGTTGGATTCTATGCTAGGCAATCTACAGGCCAATATGAGTCGCCAAGGAGTCAATACCGTGCAGAAGGGCTGCTGCAATGCCTGCGAGAAGCCCATTGTGGGCCAGGTGATCACAGCCCTGGGCAAGACTTGGCATCCGGAGCACTTTACGTGCAACCACTGCAGCCAGGAGTTGGGCACCCGCAATTTCTTCGAGCGCGACGGCTTCCCATACTGCGAGCCGGACTACCACAACCTGTTCAGCCCGCGCTGCGCCTACTGCAACGGCGCCATTCTGGACAAGTGCGTCACCGCGCTGGACAAGACCTGGCACACGGAGCACTTCTTCTGCGCCCAGTGCGGCCAGCAGTTCGGCGAGGAGGGATTCCATGAGCGCGACGGCAAGCCGTACTGCCGCAACGACTACTTCGAGATGTTCGCCCCGAAGTGCAACGGATGCAACCGCGCCATCATGGAGAACTACATCTCGGCGCTGAACTCGCAGTGGCATCCGGATTGCTTCGTCTGCAGG GATTGCAAGAAGGCCGTTCGCGGCAAGTCCTTCTACGCCATGGAGGGCAAGCCCGTCTGTCCACAGTGCGCGGGCGTCGATGAGGAGGAGTAG
- the LOC122614290 gene encoding C-type lectin 37Db has translation MMVKLLLLCLVCWSALPSEASPLGKQKALEIGEKRYYISLARTNWFEATNHCRQKGGFVVNLESREELELLSPHLHPAYSYWLSINDLGVRGVYASEATGLEAPFLNWSAGEPDNSSGHDRCVELWLPTTSFQMNDLPCQNSVAFICQLN, from the exons ATGATGGTCAAACTACTGCTGCTTTGCCTGGTGTGCTGGAGTGCTCTTCCTTCGGAAGCCTCTCCCTTGGGTAAGCAAA AGGCCCTAGAGATCGGTGAAAAGCGATACTACATTTCTTTGGCGAGGACCAACTGGTTCGAGGCGACAAACCACTGCCGCCAGAAGGGCGGATTTGTGGTCAACTTGGAGAGCAGGGAGGAACTGGAGCTTCTTAGCCCCCACCTCCACCCAGCCTACAGCTATTGGCTATCCATCAATGACCTCGGCGTTCGGGGCGTTTACGCGTCGGAGGCCACTGGTCTAGAGGCTCCATTTCTTAACTGGTCCGCCGGAGAACCGGACAACAGCAGTGGCCACGACCGATGTGTCGAGCTCTGGTTACCGACAACCTCCTTCCAGATGAACGACCTCCCGTGCCAAAACTCCGTCGCCTTTATTTGTCAGCTAAACTAG